In Kineococcus sp. NBC_00420, a single genomic region encodes these proteins:
- a CDS encoding putative quinol monooxygenase, which translates to MTTIAILELTIKAENVADAPAILTETLEATRAFEGNLGCEVLIDDADETHVSIVERWESVENDNAYRAFRQTPEGASRLGTIVADRKLTLYTVRDDI; encoded by the coding sequence GTGACCACCATCGCCATCCTGGAACTGACCATCAAGGCCGAGAACGTCGCCGACGCTCCCGCCATCCTCACCGAGACCCTCGAGGCCACCCGCGCCTTCGAGGGCAACCTCGGTTGCGAGGTCCTCATCGACGACGCCGACGAGACCCACGTGTCGATCGTCGAGCGCTGGGAGTCCGTCGAGAACGACAACGCCTACCGCGCGTTCCGGCAGACCCCCGAAGGCGCTTCACGGCTCGGGACGATCGTCGCGGACCGCAAGCTCACGCTCTACACCGTGCGCGACGACATCTGA
- a CDS encoding amino acid ABC transporter permease has protein sequence MDPVIDNLDLYAAGFLRSLGLAAWAALGALVLGTVLAVFRVSPVPVLRGVGATYVTLLRNTPLVIVLFFFVFGVPALGINASNYTLAVCGLIVYTASFVCEAVRSGISTVPTGQAEAARAIGLPFGLSLTQIILPQAMRAVVPPVGNVLIAMIKNSAVAGAMGVGGDLFSVYARLASAQGLPRLPVITGMAIGYLILTLAAALLLAIAERRMAVAR, from the coding sequence GTGGACCCCGTGATCGACAACCTCGATCTGTACGCCGCAGGGTTCCTCAGGTCCCTGGGCCTGGCCGCGTGGGCCGCGCTCGGCGCCCTCGTCCTGGGCACCGTGCTGGCCGTGTTCCGGGTGAGCCCGGTCCCCGTCCTGCGTGGCGTCGGCGCCACCTACGTGACGCTGCTGCGGAACACCCCGCTGGTCATCGTGCTGTTCTTCTTCGTGTTCGGTGTCCCCGCGCTGGGCATCAACGCCTCGAACTACACGCTCGCGGTGTGCGGTCTCATCGTCTACACCGCGTCGTTCGTCTGCGAGGCCGTCCGGTCGGGGATCTCCACCGTGCCCACCGGTCAGGCCGAGGCGGCGAGGGCCATCGGCCTGCCGTTCGGCCTGAGCCTCACCCAGATCATCCTTCCGCAGGCGATGCGGGCGGTGGTCCCGCCCGTCGGCAACGTCCTCATCGCGATGATCAAGAACTCCGCCGTCGCGGGGGCCATGGGTGTCGGCGGCGACCTGTTCAGCGTCTACGCGCGACTCGCCAGCGCGCAGGGTCTGCCGCGGCTGCCGGTCATCACCGGGATGGCCATCGGCTACCTGATCCTGACCCTGGCGGCAGCGCTGCTGCTGGCCATCGCCGAGCGACGGATGGCGGTGGCCCGGTGA
- a CDS encoding amino acid ABC transporter ATP-binding protein, which produces MSDHVQAPQPSPRPSGRRPLVVLEGVQKHFGALHVLRDIDLTVAEGEVVVVIGPSGSGKSTLCRTINRLETIDAGRITMDGKDLPAEGKDLARLRADVGMVFQSFNLFAHKTVKENVTLGPVKVRGKSAAEAGKRADELLDRVGLASQGPKYPAQLSGGQQQRVAIARALAMDPKVMLFDEPTSALDPEMINEVLDVMTGLAKDGMTMVVVTHEMGFARRAADRVVFMADGAILEDTDPETFFTAPEHERAQDFLSKILTH; this is translated from the coding sequence ATGAGTGACCACGTGCAGGCCCCTCAACCGTCACCACGCCCTTCCGGGCGCCGTCCCCTCGTCGTCCTCGAAGGGGTGCAGAAGCACTTCGGCGCCCTGCACGTGCTGAGGGACATCGACCTGACCGTCGCCGAGGGTGAGGTCGTCGTCGTGATCGGGCCCTCCGGCTCCGGGAAGTCGACGCTGTGCCGCACGATCAACCGGCTCGAGACCATCGACGCGGGCCGCATCACCATGGACGGCAAGGACCTGCCCGCCGAGGGGAAGGACCTCGCCCGGCTGCGCGCGGACGTCGGGATGGTGTTCCAGTCGTTCAACCTCTTCGCCCACAAGACGGTGAAGGAGAACGTGACCCTGGGACCGGTGAAGGTGCGGGGGAAGTCCGCCGCCGAGGCGGGCAAGCGTGCCGACGAACTCCTCGACCGGGTTGGCCTGGCCAGCCAGGGCCCGAAGTACCCGGCCCAGCTCTCCGGTGGCCAGCAGCAGCGCGTGGCGATCGCCCGTGCCCTGGCCATGGACCCCAAGGTCATGCTCTTCGACGAACCCACCTCGGCGCTCGACCCCGAGATGATCAACGAGGTCCTCGACGTCATGACCGGTCTGGCCAAGGACGGCATGACCATGGTCGTCGTCACCCACGAGATGGGTTTCGCCCGTCGGGCCGCGGACCGCGTCGTGTTCATGGCCGACGGCGCGATCCTCGAGGACACCGATCCCGAGACCTTCTTCACCGCGCCGGAGCACGAACGCGCCCAGGACTTCCTCTCGAAGATCCTCACCCACTGA
- a CDS encoding amino acid ABC transporter permease → MSAPTAVLFDTPGPVARRRTRIGSIVAAVLLVATIALVLVRMQQQGQLTPGKWGPLIDPSNGDFAPVWRLLLPAWGVTLRVAAVAVVASIVLGLVIGALRLLLPRGPRIPLIAVIELLRGLPVVVTILYVDILLRTLNAHPGSFWVLVVGLTLYNCVIISEIVRAGIQSLPRGQVEAGLAIGLTRGQVMTQIQLPQAVRAMLPALISQLIVVLKDTALGSVVLVSLSDVGEIAGRLRQVLDNSIQTYFVVGLMFVVVNLLLDLLARKVQERMSTGRRATTALTVVRTGENSGGVPG, encoded by the coding sequence GTGAGCGCCCCGACCGCAGTCCTCTTCGACACCCCCGGCCCGGTCGCCCGGCGCCGGACGCGGATCGGCAGCATCGTGGCGGCGGTCCTGCTCGTCGCCACGATCGCGCTGGTCCTGGTCCGGATGCAGCAGCAGGGGCAGCTGACCCCGGGCAAGTGGGGGCCGCTGATCGACCCGAGCAACGGGGACTTCGCCCCCGTCTGGCGCCTGCTGCTCCCGGCCTGGGGAGTCACGCTGCGGGTCGCAGCGGTGGCGGTCGTCGCCTCGATCGTCCTGGGGCTCGTGATCGGGGCGCTGCGGTTGCTGCTGCCCCGGGGACCCCGCATCCCGCTGATCGCCGTGATCGAACTGCTGCGCGGGTTGCCCGTCGTGGTGACGATCCTCTACGTCGACATCCTGCTGCGGACCCTGAACGCCCACCCCGGCTCGTTCTGGGTCCTGGTCGTCGGGCTCACGCTGTACAACTGCGTGATCATCTCCGAGATCGTCCGGGCCGGGATCCAGTCCCTCCCCCGGGGCCAGGTGGAGGCGGGACTGGCCATCGGCCTGACCCGCGGCCAGGTCATGACGCAGATCCAGCTGCCGCAGGCCGTCCGGGCCATGCTGCCGGCCCTGATCAGTCAGCTCATCGTCGTGCTCAAGGACACCGCCCTGGGCAGCGTGGTCCTCGTCTCGCTGAGCGACGTCGGCGAGATCGCGGGACGACTGCGGCAGGTCCTGGACAACTCGATCCAGACCTACTTCGTCGTCGGGCTGATGTTCGTCGTCGTCAACCTCCTGCTGGACCTGCTCGCACGCAAGGTCCAGGAGCGGATGTCGACCGGACGGCGGGCGACCACGGCGCTCACGGTGGTACGGACCGGCGAGAACAGCGGTGGTGTCCCCGGCTGA
- a CDS encoding glutamate ABC transporter substrate-binding protein: protein MRNFRTAALAGLATTLLALTACGGGGELSEEGAADQPTAEASASFEAGTKMATISEAKKIKIGTKFDQPGFGEANLQNVPEGFDVDVAEYIAAKLGVAPDAITWVPSPSAQREDLIANGEVDLVVATYTINDKRKERITFAGPYYVAGQQIMVAKDNSTITGPESLKANPDQKICSVTGSTPAENIRQYLADPSQLVEFAGYSDCADQLKNGQVAAVTTDNVILTGLVAKSDDAFKLVGEQFTEEPYGIGITKGDTAFCEFINETLSEMSESGDYEKAWNATAGKYEGTEVPTLPTADACV from the coding sequence ATGAGGAACTTCCGCACCGCAGCCCTCGCCGGCCTGGCGACCACCCTGCTCGCGCTCACCGCCTGCGGAGGCGGAGGCGAACTCTCCGAGGAGGGGGCCGCCGACCAGCCCACGGCCGAGGCCAGCGCCAGCTTCGAGGCCGGCACCAAGATGGCCACGATCTCCGAGGCGAAGAAGATCAAGATCGGGACGAAGTTCGACCAGCCCGGTTTCGGTGAGGCCAACCTGCAGAACGTCCCCGAGGGTTTCGACGTCGACGTGGCCGAGTACATCGCCGCGAAGCTCGGTGTCGCGCCGGACGCCATCACCTGGGTCCCCTCCCCCAGCGCCCAGCGCGAGGACCTGATCGCCAACGGCGAGGTCGACCTCGTCGTCGCGACCTACACGATCAACGACAAGCGCAAGGAACGCATCACCTTCGCGGGGCCGTACTACGTCGCAGGCCAGCAGATCATGGTGGCCAAGGACAACTCCACCATCACCGGTCCGGAGTCGCTCAAGGCCAACCCCGACCAGAAGATCTGCTCGGTCACCGGTTCGACGCCGGCCGAGAACATCCGCCAGTACCTGGCCGACCCGAGCCAGCTCGTCGAGTTCGCCGGTTACAGCGACTGCGCCGACCAGCTGAAGAACGGCCAGGTCGCGGCGGTCACGACGGACAACGTCATCCTCACCGGCCTGGTGGCCAAGTCCGACGACGCGTTCAAGCTCGTCGGGGAGCAGTTCACCGAGGAGCCCTACGGCATCGGCATCACCAAGGGCGACACCGCGTTCTGCGAGTTCATCAACGAGACGCTGAGCGAGATGTCCGAGTCCGGTGACTACGAGAAGGCCTGGAACGCGACGGCCGGGAAGTACGAGGGCACCGAGGTGCCGACCCTGCCCACCGCCGACGCCTGCGTCTGA
- a CDS encoding regulatory protein RecX, with product MSRRSREQVPPGPDENPDREADPHEVARTIALQHLTGAPRSRAQLAEKLAAKEVPAEVALEVLDRFEEVGLVDDKTFAEGWVHYRSSGRGRRALAQELRMKGVGEETAAEALEAVDDASQVEAARALVQRKAGAMHGLERAVRERRLYGMLARRGFPSDVVVRVVREEIQGEA from the coding sequence CTGAGCCGTCGGTCCCGAGAACAGGTCCCCCCCGGTCCGGACGAGAACCCGGACCGGGAGGCCGACCCGCACGAGGTCGCCCGCACCATCGCCCTGCAGCACCTGACGGGGGCACCGCGCAGCCGGGCCCAGCTCGCCGAGAAGCTCGCGGCGAAGGAGGTCCCGGCTGAGGTCGCGCTCGAGGTGCTCGACCGCTTCGAGGAGGTCGGTCTCGTCGACGACAAGACCTTCGCCGAGGGCTGGGTGCACTACCGCAGCAGTGGACGGGGCCGTCGAGCCCTGGCCCAGGAACTGCGGATGAAGGGCGTCGGCGAGGAGACCGCGGCCGAGGCCCTCGAGGCCGTGGACGACGCGTCGCAGGTCGAGGCCGCTCGGGCTCTGGTGCAGCGCAAGGCGGGCGCGATGCACGGGCTGGAACGTGCAGTCCGGGAACGCCGTCTGTACGGGATGCTGGCGCGTCGGGGTTTCCCCTCGGACGTCGTGGTGCGGGTCGTGCGCGAGGAGATCCAGGGCGAGGCGTAG